Proteins found in one Serratia plymuthica genomic segment:
- a CDS encoding SMP-30/gluconolactonase/LRE family protein, with protein MNGLMADHPLERLCSPAIWAEGPVWLPQQDAVVFSDVKGNRMFRWSRQGELSLWRSPSHYANGNARDAEGRVISCEHGRRGISRTESSGEVQMLIERVDGKRFNSPNDVAVRSDGTIWFTDPPYGITGDEEGYKSESQVIGCYLYCFDPRDGSLNIAACDLQRPNGLAFSPDESLLYVADMSIVDFPTLGRSELRVYQVEGRELSSGRRFATVAPGFPDGFCVDRAGNLFCSCADGVLIFDSQGKTRGKIDVPERVSNCTFGGPDGNELYITATTSLYRRILNTQG; from the coding sequence ATGAACGGACTGATGGCGGACCATCCGCTTGAGCGCCTGTGTTCACCGGCCATCTGGGCTGAAGGACCGGTGTGGCTGCCGCAGCAGGATGCGGTGGTGTTCAGCGATGTGAAAGGCAACCGCATGTTCCGCTGGTCACGGCAGGGGGAGCTGAGCCTGTGGCGCTCCCCTTCGCACTACGCCAACGGCAATGCCCGCGACGCCGAAGGGCGGGTGATCAGCTGCGAGCACGGGCGCCGCGGCATCTCCCGCACTGAAAGCAGCGGTGAAGTGCAAATGCTGATCGAACGCGTTGACGGCAAACGTTTCAATTCACCCAACGACGTGGCGGTGCGCTCTGACGGCACGATTTGGTTTACCGATCCGCCCTACGGCATTACCGGCGACGAAGAAGGTTACAAGTCGGAAAGCCAGGTGATCGGCTGCTATCTCTACTGCTTTGACCCGCGCGACGGTTCGTTGAACATTGCCGCCTGCGATCTGCAGCGCCCGAACGGCCTGGCCTTTTCGCCGGATGAATCGCTGCTGTACGTGGCGGATATGTCGATCGTCGATTTCCCGACCCTCGGCCGCAGCGAATTGCGGGTGTATCAGGTCGAGGGGCGTGAGTTGAGCAGCGGCCGGCGTTTCGCCACCGTCGCCCCCGGCTTTCCTGATGGCTTCTGCGTAGACAGGGCCGGCAACCTGTTTTGCAGTTGCGCCGATGGCGTGCTGATCTTCGACAGCCAGGGGAAAACGCGGGGTAAAATCGACGTGCCGGAGCGCGTCTCCAATTGCACCTTCGGCGGGCCGGACGGCAACGAGCTGTACATTACCGCCACCACCTCGTTATACCGCAGGATATTGAATACTCAGGGATAA
- a CDS encoding ABC transporter substrate-binding protein, whose amino-acid sequence MKRLWILPTTLLLASATSPAWADAYLDQATAAVAKATASVTQWDGPTSGPKLQANKKIIFIASDMKNGGVQGVQEGLSEAAKAAGWKLETLDGGGSVKDQLASLNQAIAQKPDGIVIGGWNPNVAKIPLKKAIQQGIVLTAWHAVPEPGPIAKYNVFYNVTSDSNEVARIAAQYAVAQSGGKASVLIFTDSLYQIALDKANVMKEEIGKCSGCKVVEFIDTPLSDTSNRMPSMTFSLLQKYGDKFQYALAINDLYFDFMAPALKTAGKGGKNAPYNISAGDGSISAYQRIRSGDSQSATVPEPLKLHGWQLLDEFNRAFAKQPPSGYVTPAHLVTRDNIAADGGSNNLYDPQNDYQGHYKTIWGVK is encoded by the coding sequence ATGAAACGTCTTTGGATCTTACCGACTACCCTGCTGCTGGCCAGCGCCACTTCACCCGCCTGGGCCGATGCCTATCTCGATCAGGCCACGGCGGCGGTCGCCAAGGCCACCGCCAGCGTCACCCAGTGGGACGGCCCCACCAGCGGGCCAAAATTGCAGGCCAACAAGAAAATCATCTTTATCGCTTCGGACATGAAAAACGGCGGCGTGCAGGGCGTGCAAGAAGGGCTGAGCGAAGCGGCGAAAGCCGCCGGCTGGAAGCTGGAAACCTTGGACGGCGGCGGCTCGGTGAAAGACCAGTTGGCTTCGCTCAATCAGGCCATCGCCCAGAAACCGGACGGCATCGTGATCGGCGGCTGGAACCCGAACGTAGCCAAGATCCCGCTGAAGAAGGCCATCCAGCAAGGCATAGTGCTGACCGCCTGGCACGCGGTGCCGGAGCCGGGACCGATCGCCAAATACAACGTGTTCTATAACGTCACCTCAGATTCCAACGAAGTGGCGCGCATCGCCGCCCAATACGCGGTGGCGCAATCCGGCGGCAAGGCCAGCGTGCTGATCTTTACCGATTCTCTGTATCAAATCGCGCTGGACAAGGCCAACGTGATGAAAGAAGAAATCGGCAAATGCAGTGGCTGTAAAGTGGTGGAGTTTATCGACACCCCGCTGTCGGACACCTCCAACCGCATGCCGTCCATGACCTTCAGCCTGCTGCAGAAATACGGCGATAAATTCCAGTACGCGCTGGCGATCAACGATTTGTACTTTGATTTCATGGCGCCGGCGCTGAAAACCGCAGGCAAAGGCGGCAAGAACGCGCCTTACAACATCTCCGCCGGCGACGGCTCCATTTCCGCCTACCAGCGCATCCGTTCCGGCGACAGCCAGTCTGCCACGGTGCCCGAACCGCTGAAACTGCACGGTTGGCAACTGCTGGATGAGTTCAACCGCGCCTTCGCCAAGCAGCCACCTTCAGGCTATGTCACTCCGGCGCACCTGGTGACGCGCGACAACATCGCCGCCGACGGTGGCAGCAACAACCTGTATGACCCGCAAAATGATTATCAGGGCCACTACAAAACCATTTGGGGCGTGAAGTAA
- a CDS encoding ABC transporter permease, giving the protein MSKTSVKSTALEQRVSLSQDGAGPWLMQVLTRYGLLLLCVALVVLFSLIAPSFASMLTVQAILSSKSKIALLALAATIPMIVGKIDLNVGFGIVLWHILAITLQVEYGFSWQMAVLTVLAISALYGLLNGILVALADIDSFVATLGSGTVLYAIALWHSGGRQIVGDLPDAFIALHHTEIGGIPIVAFYVLIVAVVLWLITEHTPLGRCMYAVGGNPAAARLNGISVNRFTVGAFIASSVLTGFSGVLIAAEQGVGQASVGMDYLLPALVGAFLGSTTIRPGRVNVWGTVVGIAILAIGIAGIQQFGGEFWVEPLFNGATLLLSITLAGYAQRRRLLNQKAVQRSPTVTADKNNQKAINP; this is encoded by the coding sequence ATGTCTAAAACATCTGTTAAATCAACGGCGCTTGAGCAAAGGGTCAGCCTGTCGCAAGACGGCGCCGGCCCCTGGCTGATGCAGGTTCTCACCCGCTACGGCCTGCTGCTGCTGTGCGTTGCGCTGGTGGTCCTGTTTTCACTGATCGCGCCGTCATTCGCCTCGATGTTGACGGTGCAGGCGATCCTCTCCAGCAAATCCAAGATCGCCCTGCTGGCGCTGGCGGCGACCATTCCGATGATCGTCGGCAAAATCGACCTTAACGTCGGCTTCGGCATCGTGCTGTGGCATATCCTGGCCATTACCCTGCAGGTGGAATACGGCTTCTCGTGGCAGATGGCGGTGCTGACGGTGTTGGCCATCTCCGCGCTTTACGGCCTGCTGAACGGCATTCTGGTGGCGCTGGCGGATATCGACAGCTTCGTCGCCACCCTGGGTTCCGGCACCGTGCTGTATGCGATAGCGCTGTGGCACTCCGGCGGGCGCCAGATCGTCGGCGATCTGCCGGACGCCTTCATCGCCCTGCACCACACCGAGATCGGCGGGATCCCGATCGTCGCGTTCTACGTGTTGATCGTCGCCGTGGTGCTGTGGTTGATCACCGAACACACTCCGCTGGGCCGCTGCATGTACGCGGTGGGCGGCAACCCGGCGGCGGCGCGGTTAAACGGTATCTCGGTCAATCGCTTTACTGTCGGCGCCTTTATTGCCTCCAGCGTGTTGACCGGCTTCAGCGGCGTACTGATCGCCGCCGAACAGGGCGTCGGCCAGGCCAGCGTGGGCATGGACTACCTGCTGCCGGCACTGGTCGGTGCCTTCCTTGGCAGCACCACCATTCGCCCCGGCCGGGTTAACGTCTGGGGCACCGTGGTCGGCATCGCCATTCTGGCTATCGGCATCGCCGGTATTCAGCAGTTCGGCGGCGAATTCTGGGTCGAGCCACTGTTCAACGGCGCGACGCTGCTGCTGTCGATCACCCTGGCGGGCTATGCCCAGCGCCGCCGGTTACTCAATCAAAAAGCGGTACAACGCAGCCCGACCGTTACGGCGGATAAAAATAACCAAAAAGCGATCAATCCTTAA
- a CDS encoding sugar ABC transporter ATP-binding protein gives MTPDHAEQPILTLSHIVKRFGGNVAVNDVSLHVMPGEVLALLGENGAGKSTLIKVLAGVYPRDGGDIQFQGASIASAAAIKSDSRQPIAFIHQDLGLIEWMTVAENMALVMGFPRRFGLINWRAIRHRAVQALQDVGIALDPDARVFELSRTEKSLLAIARAVAVNAELLVLDEPTASLPANDVRHLFAVINRLRAKKVGMIYVTHRLDEVIEIADRVCVMRDGRYVAGGNTADYRLRDLVQMIVGEAMADDQREPLPEHRPPVLQLNNLVVGDIGPVSFSLQPGEMLALAGLRGAGQEEIGRLLFGLRQADGGEIRFRDQPYTAGNPQQAMACGVSLVAGDRTGESLVMSMSVRENLFINPTASGHKLLSRYSRRAEIGASWWKVQLFDVRPKDVNIDISALSGGNQQKVVMARWMHLGAPLLILEDPTAGVDVGARAEIYHLLNKSLAEGVAVLVVSNDFEEIAHICNRALVFNRGKVVGELKNQQVSFANLLELASASAGETLATTLESEVGNV, from the coding sequence ATGACACCAGACCATGCGGAACAACCCATTCTCACCCTCAGCCATATCGTCAAACGTTTTGGCGGCAACGTGGCGGTCAATGACGTCAGCCTGCACGTCATGCCGGGCGAGGTGCTGGCCCTGCTGGGCGAGAACGGCGCAGGCAAATCGACGCTGATCAAGGTGTTGGCGGGGGTTTACCCGCGCGACGGCGGCGACATTCAGTTTCAGGGAGCCAGCATAGCCTCCGCTGCGGCGATAAAAAGTGACAGCCGCCAGCCTATTGCCTTTATCCATCAGGATCTCGGGCTAATCGAATGGATGACGGTGGCGGAAAACATGGCGCTGGTGATGGGCTTCCCGCGCCGTTTTGGCTTGATCAACTGGCGCGCCATCCGCCACCGCGCCGTTCAGGCGTTGCAGGACGTCGGCATTGCGCTGGATCCCGATGCCAGGGTATTCGAACTGTCGCGCACCGAAAAATCCTTGCTGGCGATCGCCCGGGCAGTGGCGGTCAATGCCGAATTGCTGGTGCTGGATGAACCCACCGCCTCGCTGCCCGCCAACGACGTGCGCCATCTGTTCGCGGTCATCAACCGGCTGCGCGCCAAAAAAGTCGGCATGATTTACGTCACTCACCGGCTGGATGAAGTGATCGAAATTGCCGACCGGGTGTGCGTAATGCGCGACGGACGCTACGTGGCCGGTGGCAATACCGCCGACTACAGGCTGCGCGATCTGGTGCAGATGATCGTCGGCGAAGCCATGGCCGACGATCAGCGCGAGCCGCTGCCGGAACACCGGCCGCCGGTATTGCAGCTCAATAACCTGGTGGTGGGCGATATCGGCCCGGTCAGTTTCAGCCTGCAACCGGGCGAAATGCTGGCGCTGGCCGGTCTGCGCGGTGCCGGGCAAGAAGAGATCGGCCGGCTGCTGTTCGGCCTGCGCCAGGCCGACGGCGGCGAGATCCGTTTTCGTGACCAGCCCTATACGGCCGGCAACCCGCAACAGGCGATGGCCTGCGGCGTCTCATTGGTGGCGGGCGATCGTACCGGCGAAAGCCTGGTGATGTCGATGAGCGTGCGCGAAAACCTGTTTATCAATCCGACGGCCTCCGGCCACAAGCTGCTTTCGCGCTACAGCCGCCGCGCCGAGATAGGCGCCAGTTGGTGGAAGGTCCAGCTGTTCGATGTGCGGCCCAAGGACGTCAATATCGATATCAGCGCCCTGTCCGGCGGCAACCAGCAGAAGGTGGTGATGGCGCGCTGGATGCACCTGGGCGCACCGCTGCTGATCCTGGAAGATCCCACCGCCGGCGTGGACGTCGGCGCACGGGCGGAAATCTATCATCTCTTAAATAAATCCCTGGCAGAAGGCGTGGCGGTATTGGTTGTCTCCAACGATTTTGAGGAGATCGCCCATATCTGCAACCGCGCTCTGGTGTTTAACCGGGGAAAAGTGGTCGGCGAGCTGAAAAATCAGCAGGTGTCATTCGCCAATTTATTGGAACTGGCCTCCGCCAGCGCCGGGGAAACCCTCGCAACAACGTTAGAATCTGAGGTGGGTAATGTCTAA
- a CDS encoding IclR family transcriptional regulator has product MSLKAVDEKDDKKDKPLGSQSLFRGLQLIEILSNFPNGCPLAHLSELAGMNKSTVHRLLQGLHTSGYVTQAPSPGSYRLTTKFISIGQKALSSLNIIHVAAPHLEQLNLEVGETVNFSSREDDHVILIYKLEPTTGMMRTRAYIGQHMPLYCSAMGKIFMAYGNNDYPEHYWQTHQQEIQTLTRNTITELPKMYEELADIRQRGMAMDREENELGVSCVAAPVFDIQQRVPYAVSVSLPTAKLQQIGVKALIKPVLATAQRISQELGFVIPA; this is encoded by the coding sequence ATGAGCCTGAAAGCCGTCGACGAGAAAGATGACAAGAAAGATAAACCCCTGGGTAGCCAAAGCCTGTTCCGTGGTTTGCAACTGATCGAGATCCTGAGCAATTTCCCTAATGGCTGCCCGTTGGCGCACCTGTCCGAGCTGGCGGGAATGAACAAAAGCACTGTCCATCGTCTGTTGCAGGGATTGCATACCAGCGGCTATGTGACCCAGGCGCCGTCGCCTGGCAGCTATCGCCTGACCACCAAATTTATTTCCATCGGCCAGAAGGCGCTTTCTTCGCTGAATATCATCCACGTTGCCGCGCCGCATCTGGAACAACTGAATCTGGAAGTGGGGGAGACGGTGAATTTCTCCAGCCGGGAAGATGACCACGTCATTCTGATTTACAAGCTGGAGCCGACCACCGGCATGATGCGTACCCGTGCCTATATCGGCCAGCATATGCCCCTGTACTGCTCGGCGATGGGCAAGATTTTCATGGCCTACGGCAACAACGACTATCCCGAACACTATTGGCAAACCCATCAGCAAGAGATTCAGACGTTAACGCGCAATACCATTACCGAGTTGCCGAAGATGTATGAGGAATTGGCCGATATCCGCCAGCGCGGCATGGCGATGGATCGTGAAGAGAATGAGCTGGGCGTCTCCTGCGTGGCGGCGCCGGTATTTGATATTCAGCAGAGGGTGCCCTATGCGGTGTCGGTGTCGTTGCCGACCGCCAAACTGCAACAGATTGGCGTGAAGGCCCTGATCAAGCCGGTGTTGGCGACCGCACAGCGCATTTCCCAGGAATTGGGGTTTGTGATCCCAGCCTGA
- the argO gene encoding arginine exporter ArgO: protein MLAVFIQGFALGAAMILPLGPQNVFVMNQGIRRQYHLMIASLCALSDIVLICGGVFGGSALLSRSPLLLAIVTWGGVAFLLWYGWGAFRTAFARQLTLAAAEELKQSRWRLVVTMLAVTWLNPHVYLDTFVVLGSLGGQLMPDVRSWFALGAVSASIVWFFGLALLASWLAPWLKTQLAQRIINTLVGLVMWAIAGQLAWQGANL from the coding sequence ATGCTAGCTGTTTTTATCCAGGGCTTCGCCCTGGGCGCCGCGATGATCCTGCCGCTTGGCCCGCAAAACGTTTTTGTTATGAATCAGGGGATCCGCCGTCAGTATCATCTGATGATCGCGTCACTGTGCGCATTGAGCGATATTGTGCTGATCTGCGGCGGCGTTTTCGGCGGCAGCGCCTTGCTGAGCCGTTCGCCGCTACTGCTGGCGATTGTCACCTGGGGCGGCGTGGCGTTTCTGTTGTGGTACGGCTGGGGCGCGTTTCGCACCGCTTTCGCCCGGCAATTGACCCTGGCGGCGGCCGAGGAGCTGAAACAAAGCCGCTGGCGCCTGGTGGTTACCATGCTGGCGGTGACCTGGTTGAACCCGCATGTCTACCTGGATACCTTCGTGGTTCTGGGCAGTCTGGGCGGCCAACTGATGCCGGATGTGCGCTCCTGGTTTGCGCTGGGTGCGGTGAGCGCCTCCATCGTCTGGTTCTTCGGGCTGGCGTTGTTGGCTTCCTGGCTGGCGCCGTGGCTGAAAACCCAACTGGCGCAGCGCATTATCAATACGCTGGTGGGGCTGGTGATGTGGGCCATCGCAGGACAATTGGCCTGGCAGGGGGCAAATTTATAA
- a CDS encoding oxidative stress defense protein: MKLKALAMAAMVGLGTLPLALQAAELPEGPHVVTSGTSSVDATPDIATLAIEVSVSSKDAGQAKKQVDERVAQYFDFLQKNNIEKKDISAANLRTQPEYDYLKTGESVLKGYRAVRQVQVTLRQLDKLNELLDGALKSGLNEIRAVELGVAKPDVYREQARQKAIENATQQAASLAKGFNAKLGPVFSIRYHVANYQPMPVARMYKSAGAAAETDAAQTYEQQSIHFDDQVDVVFELQRNAAQ; this comes from the coding sequence GTGAAGCTTAAAGCATTGGCTATGGCCGCAATGGTTGGATTAGGGACGCTGCCTCTGGCGCTGCAGGCGGCGGAGTTGCCGGAAGGGCCGCACGTCGTCACCTCGGGTACCTCGAGCGTGGACGCTACCCCAGATATCGCTACGCTGGCTATCGAAGTCAGCGTTTCTTCCAAAGACGCCGGGCAGGCGAAGAAGCAGGTCGATGAGCGCGTGGCGCAATATTTCGATTTCCTGCAGAAAAACAATATCGAGAAGAAAGACATCAGCGCCGCCAATCTGCGTACCCAGCCGGAATATGATTACCTGAAAACCGGCGAGTCGGTATTGAAAGGCTACCGTGCGGTTCGTCAGGTGCAGGTGACCTTGCGCCAACTGGATAAACTGAACGAGCTGCTGGACGGCGCGTTGAAATCCGGCCTGAACGAGATCCGCGCCGTTGAACTGGGCGTGGCGAAGCCGGATGTTTACCGTGAGCAGGCGCGCCAGAAAGCCATTGAGAACGCCACCCAGCAGGCCGCTTCATTGGCGAAAGGCTTTAACGCCAAGCTGGGGCCGGTCTTCAGCATTCGTTACCATGTGGCCAATTACCAACCGATGCCGGTAGCGCGCATGTATAAATCGGCGGGTGCGGCAGCGGAAACCGATGCGGCGCAAACCTACGAACAGCAAAGCATTCACTTTGACGATCAGGTGGATGTGGTGTTTGAGTTGCAGCGTAACGCCGCGCAGTAA
- a CDS encoding LysR family transcriptional regulator ArgP translates to MKRPDYRTLQALDAVIRERGFERAAQKLCITQSAVSQRIKQLENLFGQPLLVRTVPPRPTEQGQKLLALLHQVELLEEEWLGNDTGADTPLLLSLAVNADSLATWLLPALKPVLTDSPIRLNLQVEDETRTQERLRRGEVVGAVSIQPQPLPSCLVDQLGALDYLFVASKGFAERYFPNGVTRSALLKAPAVAFDHLDDMHQAFLQQNFDLSPGSVPCHIVNSSEAFVQLARQGTTCCMIPHLQIEKELESGELIDLTPGLFQRRMLFWHRFAPESRMMRKVTDALLEHGRQVLRQD, encoded by the coding sequence ATGAAACGCCCAGACTATCGAACGCTGCAAGCGCTGGACGCGGTGATCCGTGAGCGCGGCTTCGAACGCGCCGCACAGAAACTTTGCATCACCCAATCGGCGGTATCCCAGCGCATTAAACAGTTGGAAAATCTGTTCGGCCAGCCGCTGCTGGTGCGCACCGTACCGCCGCGCCCGACCGAGCAGGGCCAGAAATTGCTGGCGCTGTTGCACCAGGTGGAACTGCTGGAAGAGGAGTGGTTGGGTAACGACACCGGCGCCGATACGCCGCTGCTGCTGTCGCTGGCGGTCAACGCCGACAGTCTGGCGACCTGGCTGCTGCCGGCGTTGAAACCGGTGCTGACCGATTCCCCTATCCGCCTGAACCTGCAGGTGGAAGACGAAACGCGCACCCAGGAAAGGCTGCGCCGCGGTGAAGTGGTGGGAGCGGTAAGTATCCAACCGCAGCCGCTGCCAAGCTGTCTGGTGGATCAACTGGGCGCACTGGATTATCTGTTCGTCGCCTCGAAAGGCTTTGCCGAGCGCTATTTCCCGAACGGCGTCACACGCTCTGCGCTGCTGAAAGCGCCTGCGGTGGCGTTCGATCATCTCGACGACATGCACCAGGCTTTCCTGCAACAGAACTTTGACCTTTCGCCAGGCAGCGTGCCCTGCCACATCGTGAACTCGTCGGAAGCCTTCGTGCAACTGGCGCGCCAGGGCACCACCTGCTGCATGATCCCGCACCTGCAAATTGAGAAAGAGCTGGAGTCGGGCGAGCTTATCGATCTGACGCCGGGCCTGTTCCAGCGCCGCATGCTGTTCTGGCACCGTTTCGCGCCGGAGAGCCGCATGATGCGCAAAGTGACCGATGCCCTGCTGGAGCATGGCCGCCAGGTTTTGCGCCAGGATTAA
- the rpiA gene encoding ribose-5-phosphate isomerase RpiA — protein sequence MTQDELKKAVGWAALDYVTPGTIVGVGTGSTAAHFIDALGSIKHQIEGAVSSSDASTAKLKSLGIHVFDSNEVDSLDIYVDGADEINRQMQMIKGGGAALTREKIIAAIARKFICIVDSSKQVEVLGKFPLPVEVIPMARSYVARELVKLGGLPEYRQNVLTDNGNVILDVHNLSIMDAIALENKINGIAGVVTVGLFANRGADVALVGTPDGVKVVE from the coding sequence ATGACGCAGGATGAACTGAAAAAAGCGGTTGGCTGGGCAGCGCTGGATTACGTTACCCCGGGCACCATCGTTGGGGTAGGTACCGGCTCTACCGCCGCCCACTTTATTGACGCGCTCGGCTCTATCAAGCACCAGATCGAAGGCGCGGTGTCCAGCTCCGACGCCTCTACCGCCAAGCTGAAAAGCCTGGGTATCCACGTGTTCGACAGCAATGAGGTGGATTCGCTGGATATTTACGTCGACGGCGCGGATGAAATCAACCGCCAGATGCAGATGATCAAAGGCGGCGGCGCGGCGCTGACGCGTGAAAAAATCATTGCCGCCATCGCGCGCAAGTTTATCTGTATCGTCGACTCCAGCAAACAGGTCGAGGTGCTGGGCAAGTTCCCGCTGCCGGTGGAGGTGATCCCGATGGCGCGATCTTACGTGGCGCGTGAGTTGGTGAAGCTGGGCGGCCTGCCGGAATACCGTCAGAACGTGCTGACCGACAACGGCAACGTGATCCTCGATGTGCATAACCTGAGCATCATGGATGCCATTGCGCTGGAAAACAAAATCAACGGCATCGCCGGGGTGGTGACCGTCGGCCTGTTCGCCAACCGTGGCGCGGATGTGGCGCTGGTCGGTACGCCAGACGGCGTGAAGGTGGTTGAATAA
- the serA gene encoding phosphoglycerate dehydrogenase, producing MAKVSLEKDRIKFLLVEGVHQSTVDNLLAAGYTNIEYHKGALDTEALKASIRDAHFVGIRSRTHLSEEVFAAAEKLVAVGCFCIGTNQVDLKAATKRGIPVFNAPFSNTRSVAEMVLGELLLMLRGIPSANAKAHRGVWQKLAVGSFEARGKKLGIIGYGHIGTQLGILAEGLGMKVFFYDIENKLPLGNAQQVRHLSDLLNMSDVVTLHVPETLSTKNMMGAEELALMKPGSILINASRGTVVDIPALCNVLASKHLAGAAIDVFPEEPATNSEPFNSPLCEFDNVLLTPHIGGSTQEAQENIGDEVAGKLAKYSDNGSTLSAVNFPEVSLPAHGPNASRLLHIHENRPGVLTQINQIFAEEGVNIAAQYLQTGPEIGYVVIDIEAETERADAALQRMKAIAGTIRARLLF from the coding sequence ATGGCAAAAGTATCATTGGAGAAAGACAGGATTAAATTCCTGTTGGTGGAAGGGGTTCATCAGAGCACGGTAGATAATCTGCTGGCGGCCGGGTATACCAACATTGAATATCACAAAGGTGCGTTAGACACCGAAGCGCTTAAGGCATCCATCCGCGATGCTCACTTCGTCGGCATCCGATCGCGTACGCATCTGTCCGAAGAAGTTTTCGCTGCCGCAGAAAAACTGGTGGCGGTGGGTTGTTTCTGTATCGGCACTAACCAGGTTGATCTGAAAGCGGCGACCAAACGCGGCATTCCGGTGTTTAACGCGCCTTTCTCCAATACCCGATCCGTGGCTGAAATGGTTCTCGGCGAGCTGTTGCTGATGCTGCGCGGCATTCCGTCCGCCAACGCCAAGGCGCACCGTGGCGTGTGGCAGAAACTGGCCGTCGGCTCGTTCGAAGCGCGCGGCAAGAAGCTGGGGATTATCGGCTACGGCCATATCGGCACCCAGTTGGGTATCCTGGCCGAAGGCCTGGGCATGAAGGTGTTTTTCTACGATATCGAGAACAAGCTGCCGTTGGGTAATGCCCAGCAGGTTCGGCACCTGTCCGATTTGCTCAATATGAGCGACGTGGTGACGCTGCACGTGCCGGAAACCCTGTCGACCAAAAACATGATGGGCGCAGAAGAGTTGGCGCTGATGAAGCCGGGCTCGATTCTGATCAACGCCTCGCGCGGCACCGTGGTGGATATCCCTGCGCTGTGCAACGTGCTGGCCAGCAAACATTTGGCCGGTGCGGCGATCGACGTCTTCCCGGAAGAGCCTGCGACCAACAGCGAGCCATTCAACTCACCGCTGTGCGAGTTCGACAACGTGCTCCTGACTCCGCACATCGGCGGCTCCACTCAGGAAGCGCAGGAGAATATCGGCGACGAAGTGGCGGGCAAGCTGGCGAAATACTCCGACAACGGTTCGACCCTGTCGGCGGTCAACTTCCCGGAAGTATCGCTGCCGGCGCATGGCCCTAATGCCAGCCGCCTGCTGCATATCCACGAAAACCGCCCAGGCGTGCTGACGCAGATTAACCAGATCTTCGCCGAAGAAGGGGTTAACATCGCTGCACAGTACCTGCAAACCGGTCCGGAAATCGGCTACGTGGTTATCGATATCGAAGCGGAAACCGAGCGTGCCGATGCCGCACTGCAGCGCATGAAGGCCATTGCCGGCACCATTCGCGCCCGCCTGCTGTTCTGA
- a CDS encoding 5-formyltetrahydrofolate cyclo-ligase, with the protein MSFQSQYAQQRQNIRNQVRQRRRALTPDQQHDFALQMAERIAAHPRILVAKNVAVFLSFDGELDTAPLIERLWQQGLRVYLPVLHPFSAGNLLFLRYAPDTLLVNNRFNILEPQLDVRHVLPVGELDVVLTPLVAFDSAGQRLGMGGGFYDRTLQNWQHAGPYPIGLAHDCQQVERVPVEHWDIPLPEIITPSQNWVWREQE; encoded by the coding sequence ATGTCTTTTCAATCCCAATATGCCCAACAGCGGCAAAATATCCGAAACCAGGTCCGTCAGCGTCGTCGCGCCTTAACGCCAGACCAACAACATGATTTTGCCTTGCAGATGGCTGAACGTATCGCCGCGCATCCGCGTATTCTGGTGGCAAAGAACGTGGCGGTCTTCCTGTCGTTTGACGGCGAACTGGATACCGCTCCGCTGATCGAACGGCTATGGCAGCAGGGTTTGCGGGTTTATCTGCCGGTTCTGCACCCGTTCAGCGCCGGCAATCTGCTGTTCCTGCGCTATGCCCCGGATACGCTATTGGTGAACAACCGCTTCAATATCCTTGAGCCACAGCTCGACGTACGCCACGTATTACCCGTCGGTGAACTCGATGTGGTGCTGACGCCGCTGGTCGCTTTTGACAGCGCAGGCCAGCGTTTGGGGATGGGCGGCGGCTTCTACGATCGCACGCTGCAGAACTGGCAACATGCCGGCCCCTACCCTATAGGGTTGGCACATGACTGTCAGCAGGTGGAGAGAGTGCCGGTGGAACACTGGGATATTCCGCTACCGGAAATCATCACCCCGTCGCAGAATTGGGTATGGCGGGAGCAGGAATAG
- the zapA gene encoding cell division protein ZapA, giving the protein MSAQPVDIQIFGRSLRVNCPPEQQDALNMAADDLNQRLQDLKVRTRVSNTEQLVFIAALNVCHELAQERLKTRDYASNMEQRIRMLQQTIEQALLEQGRISERQDAQFE; this is encoded by the coding sequence ATGTCTGCACAACCGGTAGATATTCAAATTTTTGGCCGCTCGTTAAGAGTCAATTGCCCGCCAGAACAACAAGATGCGTTGAACATGGCGGCGGACGATCTTAACCAACGGTTGCAAGATCTTAAAGTTCGCACTAGAGTCTCAAATACTGAGCAACTGGTTTTTATCGCGGCATTGAACGTATGTCACGAACTTGCTCAAGAACGGTTGAAAACCCGTGATTATGCGTCCAATATGGAACAACGCATTCGTATGCTGCAACAGACCATTGAACAGGCTTTGCTTGAACAGGGTCGCATCTCTGAACGTCAGGATGCACAATTCGAATAA